The genomic segment TCCATTGTAAAGGGTTTTTTCATTATATAACGACTTGTTTATTGAACATTCTTTGTATTTTTAATGATCAGTACCTTTTAATGCAACGCTAGTGATGCTAAGGGTTTTATTTGTCTTTTGAGGGCAACGAACTAGATAGCGAACAATTTGGGGAGCAGGAATATTGTATATACGAAATGGAAATTGGTCTTGCATTCTTTGTTATGTCAGGGGACACATGAGAACTGAAGTCTGACAATAAAAGAATGAGTGAAGACTCTACTCTTTGGACCCTTCTATTTCCTTAAAAATTTTACGGAATATTCAATTGAATGAGCGCAGGTTATTCCTGAACATACAACGATATAATTAATAGCGTCCAGAAAAAGTTCTGTTGTGGCATTTACGATAAAATATAGGACCATCAATGTTAAAAAGGTTGGGACGAGTCTCATGAGGTGTTTGAAATAATTTACTATGTTCGACCCTCCTTATATGCTCTGTCTTTTTAAGGGTAATTAAATTTGTAAGCGTTTTCGTAAACTGAGAACAAAACAGAAATGATTACAGCGAGGTGGCATAGTGCCTCTTTATGGAGGTTTGATGCCGGTCCCTATGGCAGATGAGTTTATGCAGAAAAGAGCATCCTCGGAAAGATGCTTTTTTGGTGATAATATGAAAGAAAGCAATAAAATATGCCAAATGGAACTTGGAAAATTAGTTGGCTTTTCGGAAAAATGTTCAATTCGTTATACTGTTTTGGACTAACAACAAGAATTTAACAAACCCCAAAAAAGAGGTGCAAAAACAATCAATTACTCCCACTTAGAATCGCTAACAGAAATGGTACAGCCACATCCAATGGACGCAAAAAGACGGTACTACAGACCATTCGTCAGCAATGATCCACACCGAAAGCATGAAGTCTTTTTGGTCGGCATTAATCCAGCGACGCCGATCAGTGAGACGGATCTTTCATTGAGTGAATACATACAGCTTCTAACGAATGAAGATGCATTTTATGGAAAGTATGAAGAACTACGTAGAGCACAGGGAAAACCGGCTGTCTCGCGGACGAGAGGCGGCATAAACAACTTTGTTAAAGAGATTCAAATACAATCAGGAAAAGCCGTCCTGGAGACCAATGCGATCCCTTACCCGACGCCCAACGTGAAGGAATTAAAGAAGACACCACGGGACGTGATCGAAAAAGCAGAAGCCATCTTTTATCGCTTGCTGATGGAGCAAACACCTAACGTATTGCTCGTGCATGGCAAAATGAGCTTGAAGTGCTTAGTGAACGCACTGGCGTCACATCAACTGTTGGACGACTCTACTATAGACCTCGATCAACCGCTGAAAACCATCGAGGCCAAAGCACCGTTCGTCGAATTTACCTACCCTAACGGAAATAAAGGTGCGATCTTTGCTTGCAGGCATTTCATGTACTATGGAAAAACGGGCGAGAGCTTTGCTGATTTTAGATGTAACGTGATTCATTATTTAAACGACAAACCAGTACCGTAATTTTATTTGTAAGCTAGATTCAAATAGCACAGAAAAGGACATAGAGAAGCCTAAGAGAAGCGTTGATTCGTTCCTCTCAGGCTTTTTTGCATTGTATTTGGAACCATATTAACAGGCTTTTCTCACGGGAATATTTAACCCTTATATGGAAACTAAACCCATTGAAATTAGATCATTTCCTCGCAAAATCATGCGGTATACAGCCATTTCACACAAGAACATACGTCTGGGAAAAAAGAGTTGCTCTCTCAACTTGAGCCTTCATCATCATGAAAGGGTTTACAAAAGTAAATAGTGATGATAATATCCTTAGTAATAAATATTACCTAATTATATTATAGAGTAATATATATAACTTAACTTGAAGTGAAAGAAGGGTGAAACGATGAAGCATACAGCACCGCTTTTACCAGAAACAATCATTGAAAGAGCTAAAAAGTTAAATTCAACACTGATCTCAGATGCACTCGGCAATACAGGGTCGATGGATTATAAAGTAAAGCCTGTGTCTCCAGAGTTTAAAGTGGTCGGGACCGCTTTAACCGTTGACATGAGAGCTGGCGACAATTTGTTTTTGCATCAAGGCATCTATAGTGGCAGCGAAGGGTATGTGCTTGTCGCGGATGGCAAAGGGCATACAGAGAACGCCTATCTTGGAGAGCTAATGGTGGGAGCTGCGAAAGCGATGGGGCTCGAAGGCATCGTTATTGATGGTCTCGTCCGTGATAAAGAAGCGCTGAGTGAGATTGGCTTACCTGTTTTTGCGAAGGGATTCATTCCAAACGGTCCTTTCAAAAATGGTCCGGGAGACATTAATACAGCCATTTCATGTGCAGGAGTGACGGTCGTCCCAGGTGATTTAATTGTTGGGGATGCGGACGGCGTGGTGGTCGTTCCAAAGGATAAAATTGAGGATGCTCTCACGAAAGCGGAAGCAAAAGTAACGTATGAAGAAAAACGTCTGCAAGCCATTGCTAGTTATGAGCAATTGAGAAAAGAACAAGGCGTTAGTGAGGAGGACATTTCTCGCATCGCACCGGATTGGCTTGCGGAAAAAATGAAACAATATGGGTACTAGGGGGCAACAACGATGCATTTAGGGTTTATCGGTTTTGGAGAGGCAGCATTTGAATTGGCGAC from the Aureibacillus halotolerans genome contains:
- a CDS encoding RraA family protein, encoding MKHTAPLLPETIIERAKKLNSTLISDALGNTGSMDYKVKPVSPEFKVVGTALTVDMRAGDNLFLHQGIYSGSEGYVLVADGKGHTENAYLGELMVGAAKAMGLEGIVIDGLVRDKEALSEIGLPVFAKGFIPNGPFKNGPGDINTAISCAGVTVVPGDLIVGDADGVVVVPKDKIEDALTKAEAKVTYEEKRLQAIASYEQLRKEQGVSEEDISRIAPDWLAEKMKQYGY